The following proteins come from a genomic window of Rissa tridactyla isolate bRisTri1 chromosome 13, bRisTri1.patW.cur.20221130, whole genome shotgun sequence:
- the SLC2A11 gene encoding solute carrier family 2, facilitated glucose transporter member 11 isoform X1, which translates to MNKLQRLLQSKVLILTICAAGIGGTFQYGYNISIINAPTSYIQAFMNETWLERTGVPLESNVILLLWSLTVSAYPLGGLTGALVAGPMAIMLGRKMSLLLNNVFVIIAAVLSGFSRMAKSFEMIMLSRFFTGVNAGVGMNIQPMYLAESAPKKLRGAVALTSASFTALGLVLGQVVGLRELLGGEESWPFLLASNAVPALIQLTALPWFPESPRYLLIDRGDKESCISALRKLRGNSDLSAELEEMLAEQAAVKGQRAKNPWELFRNPALRWQVVSIVVLSSAMQLCGNDSMYFYAAYVFQEAGIPQDKIPYVVIGTGSCELITSVTCNMIIDYAGRRPLLLGGYIFMAGWAIIFMVALSQQTQISWMPYLSMACIFAYILSFGIGPAGVTGVLPTEVFDQMSRPAAYMICGSLLWFNLFLVGTAFPFIVKSLAHFCYVPFLVVCVCTALYVGFFLPETKGKSFLEISEEFKKRNFKAQTRAGFYKGPEEIKSTVL; encoded by the exons CTTCAAAGCAAGGTCCTGATCCTGACAATATGCGCCGCTGGGATTGGAGGCACTTTCCAATATGGCTACAACATTTCCATCATCAATGCTCCAACTTCC TACATCCAGGCCTTCATGAACGAGACCTGGCTGGAGCGCACCGGCGTCCCCCTTGAGAGCAACGTGATACTGCTGCTGTGGTCGCTCACCGTCTCCGCGTACCCGCTGGGAGGGCTCACCGGGGCTCTTGTTGCTGGTCCCATGGCCATCATGTTGGGCAG gaagatgtccctgctgctcAACAACGTCTTTGTGATCATTGCCGCAGTCTTGTCGGGATTCAGCCGAATGGCAAAATCCTTTGAAATGATTATGCTCAGCAGATTTTTTACTGGCGTGAATGCAG GTGTCGGCATGAACATTCAGCCCATGTATCTGGCGGAAAGTGCCCCAAAGAAGCTCAGAGGAGCTGTGGCCTTGACCTCTGCATCGTTTACAGCCCTGGGGTTGGTGCTGGGGCAGGTTGTTGGACTCAG ggaGCTGCTAGGAGGGGAGGAGAGCTGGCCGTTCCTTTTAGCTAGCAATGCGGTGCCTGCCCTCATCCAGCTCACGGCTCTGCCTTGGTTCCCTGAAAGTCCCAGATACCTCTTGATTGACCGTGGAGATAAAGAATCCTGCATCTCTG CCCTGCGGAAGCTCAGAGGCAACAGTGACCTCAGTGCGGAGCTGGAGGAGATGCTGGCTGAGCAGGCTGCCGTTAAAGGTCAGAGAGCGAAGAACCCTTGGGAGCTCTTCAGAAATCCAGCTTTGCGGTGGCAGGTGGTGAGCATCGTTGTGCTGAGCAGCGCCATGCAGCTCTGCGGGAACGATTCG atGTATTTCTATGCAGCTTATGTGTTCCAAGAGGCTGGAATTCCTCAGGACAAAATCCCGTATGTTGTAATCGGCACGGGGAGCTGTGAGCTGATCACCTCTGTCACCTGT AACATGATTATAGACTACGCTGGTCGGAGGCCGCTGCTCCTGGGGGGATATATCTTCATGGCAGGATGGGCCATCATCTTCATGGTCGCTCTGAGCCAGCAG ACTCAGATTAGCTGGATGCCGTATCTCAGCATGGCCTGCATTTTCGCCTACATCCTGAGCTTTGGAATCGGACCAG CCGGTGTAACAGGAGTTCTGCCCACAGAGGTGTTTGATCAGATGTCCCGGCCAGCTGCTTACATGATCTGTGGCTCTCTGCTCTGGTTCAACCTATTTCTGGTCGGAACGGCCTTTCCCTTCATTGTG aaaAGCCTAGCGCATTTCTGCTACGTCCCATTCCTCGTGGTCTGCGTCTGCACCGCTCTCTACGTTGGGTTTTTCCTTCCTGAGACAAAGGGAAAGTCCTTCCTGGAAATCTCCGAGGAGTTCAAGAAACGGAACTTCAAAGCTCAGACTCGTGCGGGTTTTTATAAAGGCCCTGAAGAGATCAAATCCACCGTGTTGTAG
- the SLC2A11 gene encoding solute carrier family 2, facilitated glucose transporter member 11 isoform X5, which yields MNKLQRLLQSKVLILTICAAGIGGTFQYGYNISIINAPTSYIQAFMNETWLERTGVPLESNVILLLWSLTVSAYPLGGLTGALVAGPMAIMLGRKMSLLLNNVFVIIAAVLSGFSRMAKSFEMIMLSRFFTGVNAGVGMNIQPMYLAESAPKKLRGAVALTSASFTALGLVLGQVVGLRELLGGEESWPFLLASNAVPALIQLTALPWFPESPRYLLIDRGDKESCISALRKLRGNSDLSAELEEMLAEQAAVKGQRAKNPWELFRNPALRWQVVSIVVLSSAMQLCGNDSMYFYAAYVFQEAGIPQDKIPYVVIGTGSCELITSVTCVRLLMHSADMQTVGSEEAVNYKFRIYIAFHAREALSAQQPGRLSAPTSRQVHAEVFCQTLHCHHCLKTLQSVTCLLHASMDSGKV from the exons CTTCAAAGCAAGGTCCTGATCCTGACAATATGCGCCGCTGGGATTGGAGGCACTTTCCAATATGGCTACAACATTTCCATCATCAATGCTCCAACTTCC TACATCCAGGCCTTCATGAACGAGACCTGGCTGGAGCGCACCGGCGTCCCCCTTGAGAGCAACGTGATACTGCTGCTGTGGTCGCTCACCGTCTCCGCGTACCCGCTGGGAGGGCTCACCGGGGCTCTTGTTGCTGGTCCCATGGCCATCATGTTGGGCAG gaagatgtccctgctgctcAACAACGTCTTTGTGATCATTGCCGCAGTCTTGTCGGGATTCAGCCGAATGGCAAAATCCTTTGAAATGATTATGCTCAGCAGATTTTTTACTGGCGTGAATGCAG GTGTCGGCATGAACATTCAGCCCATGTATCTGGCGGAAAGTGCCCCAAAGAAGCTCAGAGGAGCTGTGGCCTTGACCTCTGCATCGTTTACAGCCCTGGGGTTGGTGCTGGGGCAGGTTGTTGGACTCAG ggaGCTGCTAGGAGGGGAGGAGAGCTGGCCGTTCCTTTTAGCTAGCAATGCGGTGCCTGCCCTCATCCAGCTCACGGCTCTGCCTTGGTTCCCTGAAAGTCCCAGATACCTCTTGATTGACCGTGGAGATAAAGAATCCTGCATCTCTG CCCTGCGGAAGCTCAGAGGCAACAGTGACCTCAGTGCGGAGCTGGAGGAGATGCTGGCTGAGCAGGCTGCCGTTAAAGGTCAGAGAGCGAAGAACCCTTGGGAGCTCTTCAGAAATCCAGCTTTGCGGTGGCAGGTGGTGAGCATCGTTGTGCTGAGCAGCGCCATGCAGCTCTGCGGGAACGATTCG atGTATTTCTATGCAGCTTATGTGTTCCAAGAGGCTGGAATTCCTCAGGACAAAATCCCGTATGTTGTAATCGGCACGGGGAGCTGTGAGCTGATCACCTCTGTCACCTGTGTGAGACTCTTAATGCACTCAGCTGACATGCAGACTGTAGGCAGTGAGGAGGCTGTTAATTACAAATTTAGGATTTACATTGCCTTTCATGCCAGGGAAGCCCTTTCTGCGCAGCAGCCAGGCCGTCTCTCGGCACCCACGTCCAGACAGGTTCATGCAGAAGTATTTTGTCAGACACTGCATTGTCATCACTGTCTGAAAACTCTACAAAGTGTAACTTGCTTGCTTCATGCCAGTATGGATAGCGGCAAGGTTTAG
- the SLC2A11 gene encoding solute carrier family 2, facilitated glucose transporter member 11 isoform X2 has translation MNKLQRLLQSKVLILTICAAGIGGTFQYGYNISIINAPTSYIQAFMNETWLERTGVPLESNVILLLWSLTVSAYPLGGLTGALVAGPMAIMLGRKMSLLLNNVFVIIAAVLSGFSRMAKSFEMIMLSRFFTGVNAGVGMNIQPMYLAESAPKKLRGAVALTSASFTALGLVLGQVVGLRELLGGEESWPFLLASNAVPALIQLTALPWFPESPRYLLIDRGDKESCISALRKLRGNSDLSAELEEMLAEQAAVKGQRAKNPWELFRNPALRWQVMYFYAAYVFQEAGIPQDKIPYVVIGTGSCELITSVTCNMIIDYAGRRPLLLGGYIFMAGWAIIFMVALSQQTQISWMPYLSMACIFAYILSFGIGPAGVTGVLPTEVFDQMSRPAAYMICGSLLWFNLFLVGTAFPFIVKSLAHFCYVPFLVVCVCTALYVGFFLPETKGKSFLEISEEFKKRNFKAQTRAGFYKGPEEIKSTVL, from the exons CTTCAAAGCAAGGTCCTGATCCTGACAATATGCGCCGCTGGGATTGGAGGCACTTTCCAATATGGCTACAACATTTCCATCATCAATGCTCCAACTTCC TACATCCAGGCCTTCATGAACGAGACCTGGCTGGAGCGCACCGGCGTCCCCCTTGAGAGCAACGTGATACTGCTGCTGTGGTCGCTCACCGTCTCCGCGTACCCGCTGGGAGGGCTCACCGGGGCTCTTGTTGCTGGTCCCATGGCCATCATGTTGGGCAG gaagatgtccctgctgctcAACAACGTCTTTGTGATCATTGCCGCAGTCTTGTCGGGATTCAGCCGAATGGCAAAATCCTTTGAAATGATTATGCTCAGCAGATTTTTTACTGGCGTGAATGCAG GTGTCGGCATGAACATTCAGCCCATGTATCTGGCGGAAAGTGCCCCAAAGAAGCTCAGAGGAGCTGTGGCCTTGACCTCTGCATCGTTTACAGCCCTGGGGTTGGTGCTGGGGCAGGTTGTTGGACTCAG ggaGCTGCTAGGAGGGGAGGAGAGCTGGCCGTTCCTTTTAGCTAGCAATGCGGTGCCTGCCCTCATCCAGCTCACGGCTCTGCCTTGGTTCCCTGAAAGTCCCAGATACCTCTTGATTGACCGTGGAGATAAAGAATCCTGCATCTCTG CCCTGCGGAAGCTCAGAGGCAACAGTGACCTCAGTGCGGAGCTGGAGGAGATGCTGGCTGAGCAGGCTGCCGTTAAAGGTCAGAGAGCGAAGAACCCTTGGGAGCTCTTCAGAAATCCAGCTTTGCGGTGGCAGGTG atGTATTTCTATGCAGCTTATGTGTTCCAAGAGGCTGGAATTCCTCAGGACAAAATCCCGTATGTTGTAATCGGCACGGGGAGCTGTGAGCTGATCACCTCTGTCACCTGT AACATGATTATAGACTACGCTGGTCGGAGGCCGCTGCTCCTGGGGGGATATATCTTCATGGCAGGATGGGCCATCATCTTCATGGTCGCTCTGAGCCAGCAG ACTCAGATTAGCTGGATGCCGTATCTCAGCATGGCCTGCATTTTCGCCTACATCCTGAGCTTTGGAATCGGACCAG CCGGTGTAACAGGAGTTCTGCCCACAGAGGTGTTTGATCAGATGTCCCGGCCAGCTGCTTACATGATCTGTGGCTCTCTGCTCTGGTTCAACCTATTTCTGGTCGGAACGGCCTTTCCCTTCATTGTG aaaAGCCTAGCGCATTTCTGCTACGTCCCATTCCTCGTGGTCTGCGTCTGCACCGCTCTCTACGTTGGGTTTTTCCTTCCTGAGACAAAGGGAAAGTCCTTCCTGGAAATCTCCGAGGAGTTCAAGAAACGGAACTTCAAAGCTCAGACTCGTGCGGGTTTTTATAAAGGCCCTGAAGAGATCAAATCCACCGTGTTGTAG
- the SLC2A11 gene encoding solute carrier family 2, facilitated glucose transporter member 11 isoform X3: MNETWLERTGVPLESNVILLLWSLTVSAYPLGGLTGALVAGPMAIMLGRKMSLLLNNVFVIIAAVLSGFSRMAKSFEMIMLSRFFTGVNAGVGMNIQPMYLAESAPKKLRGAVALTSASFTALGLVLGQVVGLRELLGGEESWPFLLASNAVPALIQLTALPWFPESPRYLLIDRGDKESCISALRKLRGNSDLSAELEEMLAEQAAVKGQRAKNPWELFRNPALRWQVVSIVVLSSAMQLCGNDSMYFYAAYVFQEAGIPQDKIPYVVIGTGSCELITSVTCNMIIDYAGRRPLLLGGYIFMAGWAIIFMVALSQQTQISWMPYLSMACIFAYILSFGIGPAGVTGVLPTEVFDQMSRPAAYMICGSLLWFNLFLVGTAFPFIVKSLAHFCYVPFLVVCVCTALYVGFFLPETKGKSFLEISEEFKKRNFKAQTRAGFYKGPEEIKSTVL, encoded by the exons ATGAACGAGACCTGGCTGGAGCGCACCGGCGTCCCCCTTGAGAGCAACGTGATACTGCTGCTGTGGTCGCTCACCGTCTCCGCGTACCCGCTGGGAGGGCTCACCGGGGCTCTTGTTGCTGGTCCCATGGCCATCATGTTGGGCAG gaagatgtccctgctgctcAACAACGTCTTTGTGATCATTGCCGCAGTCTTGTCGGGATTCAGCCGAATGGCAAAATCCTTTGAAATGATTATGCTCAGCAGATTTTTTACTGGCGTGAATGCAG GTGTCGGCATGAACATTCAGCCCATGTATCTGGCGGAAAGTGCCCCAAAGAAGCTCAGAGGAGCTGTGGCCTTGACCTCTGCATCGTTTACAGCCCTGGGGTTGGTGCTGGGGCAGGTTGTTGGACTCAG ggaGCTGCTAGGAGGGGAGGAGAGCTGGCCGTTCCTTTTAGCTAGCAATGCGGTGCCTGCCCTCATCCAGCTCACGGCTCTGCCTTGGTTCCCTGAAAGTCCCAGATACCTCTTGATTGACCGTGGAGATAAAGAATCCTGCATCTCTG CCCTGCGGAAGCTCAGAGGCAACAGTGACCTCAGTGCGGAGCTGGAGGAGATGCTGGCTGAGCAGGCTGCCGTTAAAGGTCAGAGAGCGAAGAACCCTTGGGAGCTCTTCAGAAATCCAGCTTTGCGGTGGCAGGTGGTGAGCATCGTTGTGCTGAGCAGCGCCATGCAGCTCTGCGGGAACGATTCG atGTATTTCTATGCAGCTTATGTGTTCCAAGAGGCTGGAATTCCTCAGGACAAAATCCCGTATGTTGTAATCGGCACGGGGAGCTGTGAGCTGATCACCTCTGTCACCTGT AACATGATTATAGACTACGCTGGTCGGAGGCCGCTGCTCCTGGGGGGATATATCTTCATGGCAGGATGGGCCATCATCTTCATGGTCGCTCTGAGCCAGCAG ACTCAGATTAGCTGGATGCCGTATCTCAGCATGGCCTGCATTTTCGCCTACATCCTGAGCTTTGGAATCGGACCAG CCGGTGTAACAGGAGTTCTGCCCACAGAGGTGTTTGATCAGATGTCCCGGCCAGCTGCTTACATGATCTGTGGCTCTCTGCTCTGGTTCAACCTATTTCTGGTCGGAACGGCCTTTCCCTTCATTGTG aaaAGCCTAGCGCATTTCTGCTACGTCCCATTCCTCGTGGTCTGCGTCTGCACCGCTCTCTACGTTGGGTTTTTCCTTCCTGAGACAAAGGGAAAGTCCTTCCTGGAAATCTCCGAGGAGTTCAAGAAACGGAACTTCAAAGCTCAGACTCGTGCGGGTTTTTATAAAGGCCCTGAAGAGATCAAATCCACCGTGTTGTAG
- the SLC2A11 gene encoding solute carrier family 2, facilitated glucose transporter member 11 isoform X4, with product MATTFPSSMLQLPKMSLLLNNVFVIIAAVLSGFSRMAKSFEMIMLSRFFTGVNAGVGMNIQPMYLAESAPKKLRGAVALTSASFTALGLVLGQVVGLRELLGGEESWPFLLASNAVPALIQLTALPWFPESPRYLLIDRGDKESCISALRKLRGNSDLSAELEEMLAEQAAVKGQRAKNPWELFRNPALRWQVVSIVVLSSAMQLCGNDSMYFYAAYVFQEAGIPQDKIPYVVIGTGSCELITSVTCNMIIDYAGRRPLLLGGYIFMAGWAIIFMVALSQQTQISWMPYLSMACIFAYILSFGIGPAGVTGVLPTEVFDQMSRPAAYMICGSLLWFNLFLVGTAFPFIVKSLAHFCYVPFLVVCVCTALYVGFFLPETKGKSFLEISEEFKKRNFKAQTRAGFYKGPEEIKSTVL from the exons ATGGCTACAACATTTCCATCATCAATGCTCCAACTTCC gaagatgtccctgctgctcAACAACGTCTTTGTGATCATTGCCGCAGTCTTGTCGGGATTCAGCCGAATGGCAAAATCCTTTGAAATGATTATGCTCAGCAGATTTTTTACTGGCGTGAATGCAG GTGTCGGCATGAACATTCAGCCCATGTATCTGGCGGAAAGTGCCCCAAAGAAGCTCAGAGGAGCTGTGGCCTTGACCTCTGCATCGTTTACAGCCCTGGGGTTGGTGCTGGGGCAGGTTGTTGGACTCAG ggaGCTGCTAGGAGGGGAGGAGAGCTGGCCGTTCCTTTTAGCTAGCAATGCGGTGCCTGCCCTCATCCAGCTCACGGCTCTGCCTTGGTTCCCTGAAAGTCCCAGATACCTCTTGATTGACCGTGGAGATAAAGAATCCTGCATCTCTG CCCTGCGGAAGCTCAGAGGCAACAGTGACCTCAGTGCGGAGCTGGAGGAGATGCTGGCTGAGCAGGCTGCCGTTAAAGGTCAGAGAGCGAAGAACCCTTGGGAGCTCTTCAGAAATCCAGCTTTGCGGTGGCAGGTGGTGAGCATCGTTGTGCTGAGCAGCGCCATGCAGCTCTGCGGGAACGATTCG atGTATTTCTATGCAGCTTATGTGTTCCAAGAGGCTGGAATTCCTCAGGACAAAATCCCGTATGTTGTAATCGGCACGGGGAGCTGTGAGCTGATCACCTCTGTCACCTGT AACATGATTATAGACTACGCTGGTCGGAGGCCGCTGCTCCTGGGGGGATATATCTTCATGGCAGGATGGGCCATCATCTTCATGGTCGCTCTGAGCCAGCAG ACTCAGATTAGCTGGATGCCGTATCTCAGCATGGCCTGCATTTTCGCCTACATCCTGAGCTTTGGAATCGGACCAG CCGGTGTAACAGGAGTTCTGCCCACAGAGGTGTTTGATCAGATGTCCCGGCCAGCTGCTTACATGATCTGTGGCTCTCTGCTCTGGTTCAACCTATTTCTGGTCGGAACGGCCTTTCCCTTCATTGTG aaaAGCCTAGCGCATTTCTGCTACGTCCCATTCCTCGTGGTCTGCGTCTGCACCGCTCTCTACGTTGGGTTTTTCCTTCCTGAGACAAAGGGAAAGTCCTTCCTGGAAATCTCCGAGGAGTTCAAGAAACGGAACTTCAAAGCTCAGACTCGTGCGGGTTTTTATAAAGGCCCTGAAGAGATCAAATCCACCGTGTTGTAG